From the genome of Denticeps clupeoides chromosome 4, fDenClu1.1, whole genome shotgun sequence, one region includes:
- the afg3l2 gene encoding mitochondrial inner membrane m-AAA protease component AFG3L2, with protein sequence MAHRYLFLSRGCRTLFHAPTGPHARPACSVRLASTAADCSLEPEKASFLSTFLGEYRRLCSKPPKGFEKYFPNGKNSPKTSEPKAANTEAKEAKTANGQKASGRSSGGGGGSSGGGGKRGGRKDDSTWYARLLKGDIPWDDKDFRLCLLSCAAFWSAIAYYFFRDGAREVTWKDFVNQYLSKGVVDRLEVVNKRYVKVVFSPGKTPADGQYVWFNIGSVDTFERNLETAQLEMGIEGENRLPVVYSTENDGSFLVNMLPTALIIGFLLFMLRRGPAGAGRPGRGMGGLFSVSETTAKVLRDEIDVKFKDVAGCEEAKLEIMEFVNFLKNPKQYQDLGAKIPKGAILTGPPGTGKTLLAKATAGEANVPFITVNGSEFLEMFVGVGPARVRDLFVLARKNAPCILFIDEIDAVGRKRGRGNFGGQSEQENTLNQLLVEMDGFNTATNVVVLAGTNRPDILDPALLRPGRFDRQIYIGPPDIKGRASIFKVHLRPLKLATMLDKDSLARKMAALTPGFSGADIANVCNEAALIAARHLSDAINQKHFEQAIERVIGGLEKKTQVLQPEEKKTVAYHEAGHAVAGWFLEHADPLLKVSIIPRGKGLGYAQYLPKEQYLYTKEQLLDRMCMTLGGRVAEEIFFGRITTGAQDDLKKVTQSAYAQIVQFGMNENVGQVSFDLPRQGEMVLDKPYSEATARLIDTEVRCLITQAYERTQKLLQEKKPEVEKVALRLLEKEVLDKNDMLELLGHRPFAEKSTYEEFVEGTGSMEEDTSLPEGLKDWNKERNSEKEETPEEQVARQIKGGMPF encoded by the exons ATGGCCCACCGATACCTGTTCCTGTCGAGGGGCTGCAGGACCCTCTTCCACGCCCCGACCGGCCCGCACGCAAGGCCTGCGTGCAGCGTGCGCCTG GCCTCAACTGCAGCTGACTGTTCATTGGAACCTGAAAAGGCATCCTTTCTTTCAACCTTTCTGGGCGAGTACAGAAGACTATGTTCCAAACCACCAAAAG GATTTGAGAAGTACTTCCCTAATGGCAAGAACAGTCCTAAAACCAGTGAGCCTAAAGCTGCTAATACAGAAGCTAAAG AGGCCAAGACTGCCAATGGTCAGAAGGCCTCTGGTAGATCAAGTGGAGGTGGTGGGGGCAGCTCAGGTGGAGGAGGGAAAAGGGGAGGACGAAAAGATGATTCTACCTGGTACGCTCGTCTCTTGAAG GGTGATATTCCGTGGGATGATAAAGACTTTCGGCTGTGCCTTTTGAGTTGTGCGGCCTTCTGGTCAGCGATTGCCTACTACTTCTTCCGCGATGGAGCGAGAGAAGTTACCTGGAAAGACTTTGTCAATCAGTATTTATCCAAAGGAGTT GTTGACAGGTTGGAGGTTGTGAACAAACGTTATGTGAAAGTGGTCTTTTCTCCTGGGAAGACCCCGGCTGATGGA CAATATGTGTGGTTCAACATTGGAAGTGTGGACACCTTTGAACGCAACCTGGAGACTGCTCAGCTGGAGATGGGTATTGAAGGAGAGAACAGGCTGCCAGTGGTCTACTCCACAGAGAATGATGG GTCCTTCCTGGTCAACATGTTGCCTACAGCATTGATCATAGGATTCCTGCTGTTCATGCTTCGCCGTGGTCCCGCAGGGGCGGGTCGCCCTGGCAGAGGTATGGGTGGACTCTTCAGCGTCAGCGAGACCACAGCAAAAGTGCTCCGTGATGAGATCGACGTTAAGTTCAAGGACGTTGCTGGCTGTGAGGAGGCCAAGTTGGAGATAATGGAGTTTGTCAACTTCCTCAAAAACCCCAAACAGTACCAGGATCTTGGGGCCAAGATCCCAAAG GGTGCAATTCTGACCGGTCCTCCTGGCACAGGAAAGACCCTGCTGGCCAAGGCAACAGCAGGTGAAGCCAATGTCCCCTTCATCACTGTCAATGGTTCTGAGTTTCTGGAGATGTTTGTTGGTGTGGGCCCAGCCAGG GTACGGGACCTGTTTGTACTCGCTCGTAAAAATGCGCCTTGCATCCTCTTCATAGATGAAATTGATGCTGTTGGGCGGAAACGTGGCCGAGGGAACTTTGGAGGGCAGAGTGAGCAGGAGAACACTCTCAACCAGCTACTGGTGGAGATGGATG GTTTTAACACGGCAACAAATGTTGTTGTGCTGGCGGGAACCAACAGGCCAGATATCTTGGATCCAGCCCTGCTGAGACCTGGCAGATTTGACAGACAGATCTACATAG GTCCCCCAGACATCAAAGGCAGAGCCTCCATTTTCAAAGTGCATCTGAGACCTTTGAAGCTGGCTACCATGCTTGATAAAGATTCACTGGCCAGGAAGATGGCTGCACTCACACCCGGCTTCTCAG gtgcTGACATAGCAAATGTCTGCAATGAAGCTGCACTTATAGCTGCTCGTCACCTTTCTGATGCAATCAATCAGAAGCACTTTGAACAGGCCATAGAACGAGTCATTGGAG GTCTGGAGAAAAAGACTCAGGTCCTTCAGCCTGAGGAGAAAAAGACTGTGGCATATCATGAGGCTGGTCATGCTGTAGCTGGGTGGTTTCTTGAACATGCCGACCCTCTGCTCAAG GTGTCCATCATCCCCCGGGGTAAGGGTTTGGGGTATGCGCAGTACCTACCCAAAGAGCAGTACTTGTACACCAAAGAGCAGCTGCTGGACAGGATGTGCATGACGCTGGGTGGGCGTGTTGCAGAGGAGATCTTCTTTGGCCGCATCACCACCGGGGCTCAGGACGATCTGAAAAAGGTCACCCAGAGTGCCTATGCCCAG ATTGTGCAGTTTGGAATGAACGAGAATGTTGGCCAGGTCTCCTTCGATCTGCCCCGGCAGGGAGAGATGGTGCTGGATAAGCCCTACAGCGAGGCCACGGCCCGTCTTATTGACACTGAGGTGCGCTGCCTCATCACCCAAGCTTACGAGCGCACCCAGAAGCTCCTACAGGAGAAGAAGCCAGAGGTTGAGAAG GTGGCACTGCGTCTCCTGGAGAAGGAGGTGCTGGACAAGAATGACATGCTGGAGCTGCTTGGCCATAGGCCGTTTGCCGAGAAGTCAACATACGAGGAATTTGTGGAAGGTACTGGGAGCATGGAGGAGGACACCTCCCTGCCGGAAGGGCTAAAGGACTGGAATAAGGAGCGCAACAGCGAGAAAGAGGAGACTCCAGAGGAGCAGGTGGCTCGGCAGATTAAGGGGGGTATGCCTTTCTAG